The nucleotide sequence ATGAACTCGTCGTCGAAGAGTTTGGCCATCTCGGCGAAGAAAACGTCGAGAAATTCGTAGGTCGTTTCGATGATCGGATTCACGGTGGGGTCGAATATTCCCCAGCTCCGTTCGATCTCGTAGGGCCCGGGTGCACTTGCCAACTCCGGATAGGCCGTGAGCCAGGCGCTGCCGTGGCCGGGGAGATCGAATTCCGGTACCACGCGGATGCCGCGGTCGGCAGCGTAGTCGATCACGTCGCGGATCTGGGCGCGGGTGTAGTAGTTGCCGTCCGACGCCTGCTCGTGAAGGCGCGGCCAGGCGAGGCTCTCGACCCGAAATCCCTGATCATCCACCAGGTGCCAGTGGAGGACGTTGAGCTTGACTGCGGCCATCCCGTCGAGGTTGCGTTTGACCACTCCGACCGGCATGAAGTGACGGCTCGAGTCAATCATGAGACCTCGCCACGGGAAGCGCGGGGTGTCGTAGATGGAGGCCTCCGGCACCGTGACGCCCCGCTCATCGATGGTCACCAGCTGGAGGAAGGTCTCGAGACCGCGCAGGGCGCCGATGTCGGTGGCCGCCTGGAGTGCAATGCCGTCTGCGGTGATGTCGAGCCGATAGCTCTCGTCCTCGCCGACCGAAAGTTCGCCCTCCCGAACCACTGTCACGACCATCGATGCCATCGATCTCCCCTCGAGGCGAAGGAAGGTGTCGTTGTCGAAAAAAAGAGTCGTGCGGTCCGAGAGCCGACGCAGCATTCGTTGTGCGGCGTTGCGAAGGCGCTGCGTGGATCCATTGCCTTCGATTGTCACCGTGAAATCTGCCTCGATCTCGATCGCTGCGTCCCCGAGCTCGAGCTGTGCGGGCACCGGCATCAGGTTGAGCGTTGGCGGCTGGCCTCCGGCGACGGTTGTCACGAAAAACGACACGATGACGGCGAGCGATGCGCGTTTCATATGTCCCCCGGAATCTGAGTTCACGGTTGTATTCTCTCCGACCCGGACGAACGATGCTACCGATCCGCTAGAATTCCCGAGACGGAAGGGGTCCCTGAAGATGCAGCTTGCCTCGATCGATTGGGTGGTGATCGCGATCTGCCTTGCGGCCGCGTTTGCACCTGCCGTCTTCCTCGCCCGCCGGGCGAGCAGGGGGACCGATGAGTTCTTCGCCTCGGGCCGCTCCGCGCCGTGGTGGCTGATTGGTACCTCGATGGTGGCCACCACGTTTTCTACCGACACGCCGAACCTGGTCACGGACTTCGTGCGGACAAAAGGAGTGTCCCAGAACTGGGAGTGGTGGGCCTTTCTGCTGACCGGAATGATGACCGTCTTCTTCTACGCCCGCATGTGGCGACGATCGGGCGTGCTCACCGATCTCGAGTTCTACGAGCTCCGTTACTCGGGCCGATCTGCCGCCTTCGTACGAGGCTTCCGCGCGGTCTACCTCGGCCTTTTTTTCAACTGCGCCATCATGGCGTCCGTAACATTGGCGGCAGTCAAAATCGCCAATGTGATGCTCGGATGGAGTCGGCTGCAAACGGTGATCATCTGCGGCTTGATTTGCATCGTCTTCTCGGCCATGGCGGGCCTGTGGGGCGTGCTCGCGTCCGATGTGATCCAGTTCATCATCGCCATGGTCGGAGTCTTCGTAGCTGCGTACGTTGCGCTATCACAGCCTGAAGTCGGAGGGTTGGCAGGGTTGGTGGCTCAGATCGATCCGTCGACCATGCGGTTGCTGCCGGATTTCTCGAACTGGAGTCTCACCCTGTCGGTACTGATCATTCCGCTCACTATTCAATGGTGGTCGGTGTGGTACCCCGGCGCTGAACCGGGAGGCGGCAGTTACATCGCGCAACGGATGCTGGCGGCGAAGGACGAAAAAAACGCGATGGCCGCCACCCTGTGGTTCAACATCGCTCATTACGCTCTCCGGCCGTGGCCGTGGATCATCGTGGCGCTGTGCTCGATCCTCGTGTTTCCGAACCTCTCCGACATTCAGGTCGCCCTGCCGCACGTGTCCGATGACCTGATCGGCAACGACCTCGCATATCCGGCGATGCTGACCCTGTTGCCGGCGGGGCTGCTCGGTCTATTGGTCGCATCGCTGCTGTCGGCCTACGTCTCGACCATGTCGACTCACCTCAACTGGGGCTGCTCCTACCTGGTGCACGACCTCTATCGGCGTTTTATCAGGCCCGAGGCCTCAGAACGCCACCTCGTGTGGCTCTCCCGGGTCATGACTGCCCTGCTGATGATCGTGTCGGGCGCAACCGTGTTCCTACTGTCGACCGCGGGCGAAGCGTTCCACCTCCTGCTGTCGATCGGTGCCGGCACCGGCCTGATATATCTGCTCCGGTGGTTTTGGTGGCGGATCAATGCGTGGTCCGAAATTGCCGCGATGGTTTCCTCGTTCACGATCGCGTTGATTCTCTTCATCGCCCGCAAGGGCGGGCTCGAGATGTCCTCCCACGCCGCTCTCGTATGGTCGGTCGCGTTGACGACGGTCGTCTGGCTGGTGGTGACTCTGGTCACCAAGCCAACCGACATCGAAACCCTCCGTCGTTTCTACCGCAAGGTCCGGCCTGCAGGCCCGGGGTGGGCGAAGGTGGCCGGTCCGGAAGAGGCGGAGGGCCCGACCGATGATCTCTCGCTGGCGTTCCTCGGCTGGGTTCTGGGCTGCACCTTCGTCTACTCTGCGCTCTTCGGGACCGGGGCCCTACTCTACGGCCATCCGCTCCAGGGAACGGTGTGCATGGCCGTCGCACTCGGAGCCGGCATCGGCCTGGCTCGGGTTGTTCCCAGGATCTGGAGGGCGAGCGATTGAACGGATTGGTGATCGAGCCGAGGGTGCGGCCGCCCCTCGATCCGGATTTCGTGCCCGCCGAGCTCTGGAACAGGGCGTACGAAGCGTGGGCTCAAATCGACCCGGCGGGTGAGCCGTTGGTCGTCGCCGTAACGCGGCCCGACGGTACGGTCTTCCGCCATCAGATGAGGATCCTCCCGCACGGGGGGGAAAACATTCCGATCAACTTCAAGTACGTGGAGCGCATCACCAAGCTCCTCTTGTGGCTCAAGGGAGGGTCAGGGATTGTTATCGGCGGGAATCCGGTGCTGGCGAAGGCGATCTCCGGCCTCTATATGCCCGAAGGAGCACGCTCATTCGATTGTGAAATGGTCGGCAGGCGCATTTTTCTCGAACCGATGAGCGTGACCTCATGTGGTGCCGAATTCGTACCGGACGAAAAGGTCCAGGCGATTCGCCTCGGAGGGCATTTCGAAGGATGCCGCATCGGGTTCGATCTCGGCGGGAGCGATCGCAAATGTGCTGCGGTAGCAGACGGCGAGCTCGTGCATTCCGAGGAGGTCGAGTGGAGCCCCTACTTCGAGTCGGATCCCAGCTATCACTTCGACGGCATCATGGACTCGCTTCAGCGTGCCGCCGCCCACCTGCCGAGGGTGGATGCGATCGGCGGCAGCGCTGCCGGGGTCTACGTCGATAACGAGCCGCGCGTCGGATCGCTCTTCCGTGGCGTTTCGGACCAGGATTTCGAGCGTGAAATTCGTCCTATTTTCAGGAGGCTCCAATCCGAAATGGGCGACCTGCCCTTCGATGTCGTCAACGACGGCGAGGTGACGGCATTGGCCGCTTCACTGGCCTTCAATGCGACCAATATCCTCGGCATCGCTATGGGAACCAGCCTTGCCGCGGGCTACTGCGACAGAGATGGACAGATCACCGGCCAGCTCAACGAACTCGCCTTCGTGCCTGTCGACTACCGGGATGACGCGCCGGTGGACGAATGGTCGGGCGACGTCGGATGCGGCGTTCAGTATTTCTCCCAACAGGCTGTAGCGAGGTTGGCGCCTGCGGCAGGTCTCGAACATCCGGACCACATTCCGCTCGCTGAGCGGCTGGCGGACATTCAGAGTCTGATGGAAAGAGATGACGAGCGGGCGCGCAGGATCTATGAATCGATCGGTGTCTACCTGGGCTATTCGATCGCATGGTTCGCGCGCTGGTACGAGATCGACAACCTCGTGACCCTCGGCAGGGTGACCTCGGGCGCAGGTGGGGAGATCATCATCGATTCTGCCCTGGAGGTCGTGAGGTGCGAGTTCCCTGAAATTGCCGAACGCCTGACAGTGCAGACGCCAGACGAGACGTTCAAGCGACATGGACAGGCAATCGCCGCCGCCAGCCTTCCGAGCCTATGACCTGGTCCTTCGCACGAGCTGATGAACTGTGCCGCGACTCAATATATGATGGGAGACGGAATCTCGCATCGGAGATGAGGGGGCCGGTTTGGGGATGCAGCTGAAAAACCCGAACGCTGACGTCTTTGTCCCCGACGGATCGACCGTCGCGGAGGCCCTCGCAAAGACCACCCATATGGCGGTGGGCGCCCACCAGGATGACATTGAGTTCATGGCGATGCACGGCATCCTGGAGTGCTTCCGGCAGGCGGATCGCTGGTTCAGTGGCATCACCGTGACCGATGGGGCGGGCAGCCCCAGAAGCGGGCCGTATCAGGACTACTCGGATGATGAGATTCGGAATATCCGGGTGGCTGAACAGCGCAAGGCGGCGCTGGTCGGAGACTACGCCTGTCAGATTCAGCTCGGCTTTTCGAGCGCCGCCGTCAAGGATGCGGGTAACGACGAGGTGGTGACCTACCTGAGGGCGATACTCGAAGGCGCAGCGCCGGACGTGGTGTACCTCCACAATCCGGCAGACAAGCACGATACCCACGTCGCCTGTTGTCTGCGTTCCATCGACGCTCTTCGCAGCTTGCCGGAAGACAGGCGGCCCACTCGTATCTACGGGTGCGAGGTGTGGCGAGGCCTCGACTGGCTGCACGATTCGGACAAGAAGATCCTTCGGCTCGATGACCGGGCCAACATCGCCCAGGCGCTGTGCGGAGTGTACGACTCACAGATCTCCGGCGGCAAGCGTTACGACCTCGCGGTCGAGGGCAGGCACCTGGCCAACTCGAGCTTCTTCGAAAGTCATGAGGTGGACACCGCCGAGCGGCTGGCCTTCGCGATGGATCTGACCCCACTGATCGAAAATCCTTCGCGTGACGTTGCGGATTTCGCGCTCGAGCTCCTCCGCGATCTCAAGGACGACATCACCGACCGCATCGTGAGAATGAGCCGAAGAAGATAGAGTTGAGAGTTCAGATTTGAGAATTTCCACCCAGGCTCCCGGCCAATTGGGCGGGCGGGTGAAAAATCTCAACTCTCAGTTCTCGACCCTCAATCCCGAACTCTCTCTGCCTTCAATTTTCGGCTTGGGTAGCAACAACGCGACCATCACCCATGCGTGGACGAGTGAATCAATGGTGATCTCCACGCCGTGGACCAATCGTACGATCGGTGGCAGCCAGGCAGACTCGATCATTGCGACGACACCGACCATCGCCGCCAGTGCGGCGCCCAGGCTGAAGACAAGGCTTTTTCTGGAACTCGACCAGTGCGTCAGGATCGGAATGGTGACGAGGAGGAAGAGCAAGCTACGGGTCGAGACGGCGCCGAGGATGAGCAGCTGGCCAGGGACCTCAAGAGCGAACTCACCGCTCTCGTACGCATCGGCGACCAAGGGATAGGCGAAAGCCCCGAAGAAGTAGTAGATGAATGGGAAGGCCAGCCAGGCGACAGCGAAGCGCCACCACCACGACGACGCCGGTCGGTCAGAGAAGACGGTGGTCAGAACGGAACTCTCGTCCGGTGCCTTGAACAGCAGCACCGCTGCTCCCGCGATCAGGGCGCAGGGTATGAGGAAATACACAAGGTTCGCGCCAAAGCCGCTGGCAGTGGAAAAGACGGCGCCCTCGATCTGGTTGTTGATGCAGTACGAGATGTAGGTAAAGGCGAAGAGAACGAGCCAGCGGAATTCAGTCGAACCGCGGATTCCTCGGGCGAGCAGAGACACTCCCGCAGCCAGCACGAGAGCGGCGAAGTAGCTGAGGACCGGACGGTATTCCTGGCCCGGGAATTCTGGAAACTGAAATCCGACACGGTCGCAGGCCCAACCGGAGAAATTCGAGGCGACAAAGTAGACGAAGGCGACCACCGGGACCTTCCAGATGAAGTCCACGAGTTGTGATCCCAGGTGTTCAGTTTTCATTGTGCTCTTCCTTCAACAAACAAGCGCCGGTTCTCATGAATCTGCGACGGCGGGTACCGATTCGTTGACTTCGTGTCGAGCATTGGGGTCGAACAGCGCTACCAGGAGCCATGCGTAAACGAAGGCGTCACCGAGGATCTCGACGCTGTGGGTGATCCGCAGAACCGGTGGGAAGAAGGTGGTCGAGAGGAGTCCGATCAAGCCCATCATGGCGAATAATGTGATCGCCAGAGACCAGAACAGGCTGCGTCGCGATCGAGACCAGGAGACGATGATCGGAATCGTGACAGCAAGGTAGAGAGCGCTGCGAACCAATGCGACCGGGATGATGGTGGCGAATCCGGGCAGCGTCAGGCCGAAGTTCTGTGATTGATAGACGGGCACCACTATGGGTGCGGCGAGCATTCCGAAGAAAAGATAGATGACGGGGAAGGCGAGCCACGCGACGGCAACCCGCCAGAACCATTTCGAAAGTGGTTGGCTGGTGATCGCATTCTCGAGCACCGTTTCCATCCACTCGGGCTCGAATAGGCTGACGGCCGCCGCGGCGCCGAGCGCACAGGGCAGGATGAGGAACAGAAGCATCGTCACCGTGCCGCCATAGGTGGTGAATATGGCCGCCTCGATCTGATTGTTGAGGCCGAAAGCGACATAGGAGAAGGTCGCCAGCATGAACCAGCGCGCGACGTACGAGCCGCCGACACCGCGCGCGAGCAACGCCATGCAGAAAGCCATCAGGACCGCACCGACGAGGCTGAGAACGAATTCGTTTGACTGGTTGAAGGACTCCGGGAATGACGGCCACCGCAAATTGGTGGCTGTTATGACGGCACCGCTGATCATGACGCCGATGAAGTATGCGAGGGCAATCGCGGGAATCTTCCACAACCAGCCGACGACGGGGTGAAGGTTTTCTTTTTCCATCTGAGGACCTCCTCATTCCTTCTCGAGCTGTTCGAGCTCGCCAATGGCCTGTTCGGCCCAGATAA is from Acidobacteriota bacterium and encodes:
- a CDS encoding beta-N-acetylhexosaminidase, with protein sequence MKRASLAVIVSFFVTTVAGGQPPTLNLMPVPAQLELGDAAIEIEADFTVTIEGNGSTQRLRNAAQRMLRRLSDRTTLFFDNDTFLRLEGRSMASMVVTVVREGELSVGEDESYRLDITADGIALQAATDIGALRGLETFLQLVTIDERGVTVPEASIYDTPRFPWRGLMIDSSRHFMPVGVVKRNLDGMAAVKLNVLHWHLVDDQGFRVESLAWPRLHEQASDGNYYTRAQIRDVIDYAADRGIRVVPEFDLPGHGSAWLTAYPELASAPGPYEIERSWGIFDPTVNPIIETTYEFLDVFFAEMAKLFDDEF
- a CDS encoding Na+:solute symporter; amino-acid sequence: MQLASIDWVVIAICLAAAFAPAVFLARRASRGTDEFFASGRSAPWWLIGTSMVATTFSTDTPNLVTDFVRTKGVSQNWEWWAFLLTGMMTVFFYARMWRRSGVLTDLEFYELRYSGRSAAFVRGFRAVYLGLFFNCAIMASVTLAAVKIANVMLGWSRLQTVIICGLICIVFSAMAGLWGVLASDVIQFIIAMVGVFVAAYVALSQPEVGGLAGLVAQIDPSTMRLLPDFSNWSLTLSVLIIPLTIQWWSVWYPGAEPGGGSYIAQRMLAAKDEKNAMAATLWFNIAHYALRPWPWIIVALCSILVFPNLSDIQVALPHVSDDLIGNDLAYPAMLTLLPAGLLGLLVASLLSAYVSTMSTHLNWGCSYLVHDLYRRFIRPEASERHLVWLSRVMTALLMIVSGATVFLLSTAGEAFHLLLSIGAGTGLIYLLRWFWWRINAWSEIAAMVSSFTIALILFIARKGGLEMSSHAALVWSVALTTVVWLVVTLVTKPTDIETLRRFYRKVRPAGPGWAKVAGPEEAEGPTDDLSLAFLGWVLGCTFVYSALFGTGALLYGHPLQGTVCMAVALGAGIGLARVVPRIWRASD
- a CDS encoding ROK family protein; translation: MNGLVIEPRVRPPLDPDFVPAELWNRAYEAWAQIDPAGEPLVVAVTRPDGTVFRHQMRILPHGGENIPINFKYVERITKLLLWLKGGSGIVIGGNPVLAKAISGLYMPEGARSFDCEMVGRRIFLEPMSVTSCGAEFVPDEKVQAIRLGGHFEGCRIGFDLGGSDRKCAAVADGELVHSEEVEWSPYFESDPSYHFDGIMDSLQRAAAHLPRVDAIGGSAAGVYVDNEPRVGSLFRGVSDQDFEREIRPIFRRLQSEMGDLPFDVVNDGEVTALAASLAFNATNILGIAMGTSLAAGYCDRDGQITGQLNELAFVPVDYRDDAPVDEWSGDVGCGVQYFSQQAVARLAPAAGLEHPDHIPLAERLADIQSLMERDDERARRIYESIGVYLGYSIAWFARWYEIDNLVTLGRVTSGAGGEIIIDSALEVVRCEFPEIAERLTVQTPDETFKRHGQAIAAASLPSL
- a CDS encoding PIG-L family deacetylase — its product is MQLKNPNADVFVPDGSTVAEALAKTTHMAVGAHQDDIEFMAMHGILECFRQADRWFSGITVTDGAGSPRSGPYQDYSDDEIRNIRVAEQRKAALVGDYACQIQLGFSSAAVKDAGNDEVVTYLRAILEGAAPDVVYLHNPADKHDTHVACCLRSIDALRSLPEDRRPTRIYGCEVWRGLDWLHDSDKKILRLDDRANIAQALCGVYDSQISGGKRYDLAVEGRHLANSSFFESHEVDTAERLAFAMDLTPLIENPSRDVADFALELLRDLKDDITDRIVRMSRRR